CCTATATTTTCTTTGTGTTGCCTCTGCTACCTGATGACACGTGTGACTTTGTTTGAGCCAAGTAGTATAAAAGTACCATAGCTGGCAGCTTGTGGGATCCTGGCATGGCAGTTTCTAAGATACCAGCACGGAAAAGCCCAGTTTGGCTGGTGAAAAGCATTAAAGGGCTTTTAGTTGGGTGTTCAAAGGGAGAAATAACTGAGCTTGGTTGTAAGGGAGGCCTGTGTTTAACTTACAGAAAGTTAAATGGGGAAGCAGGGACACTTAGCCACCACCACTGTGGCTGTGTACATACAGGGGACTGCAGGAATCTGTGCATCTGTCCATCATGAGCTGACTATAGACAGCACCAAAGATTTAATTGGAACCAGAATtcataaatatgaataaaaagatacttttaaaaatttacttTTACTTGTGTAACCTAGGCATTGCGGGAGTTTCTGTACTCTTTTGCTGAATTAGACATGCCATGGGTTAGTCAGTGAAAAGGGCAAGCTGGTAAATGACTGGGTTGATAACTTATTGCAGGCTACGAGGAGACATGCAAGAGAGACTCGAACATCAGCGCTGGGCTTCTGTAAGGCCTAAAGCCAAGGGGCTTTCAAAAATTTGAGGGAGAAGCAACAAAAGTTACCAAAAATGTAAAAAAGCTTTTTTCCTGTGTTTCCTCTCTTATCCTTTAAGCTATTACTGAGAGTTGAAAGAAACCATGATCTAGAAATGAGTTCAAAAAATGAAGACCTTGTCTGAAAGCCAATGTCTGATTAGCAATTATGCATCTCATTTAAAGCTGATGCATAAATGAGTGGCTAGGGATTCTGGCTTGCATTTCATTTTGCTCATCAGATGGTACAATATCCTGCAAAGTCACATATTGTGCTGTATTACCTACATTATCTAACTTTCCTGCTAATTTCCATAATGCTAAGATTTGTACTCTAATCTATTGTGTGTGGTTGATTCCTTTCAGGTTGCTATGGGCTTCTTTCAGGTGGGCTTTGTCTCAGTGTACCTCTCTGATTCCTTACTCGGCGGATTTGTCACAGGTGCCTCCTTTACTATCCTAACATCCCAAGCGAAGTATCTCCTGGGCCTGGACATTCCACGCAGCAATGGCATTGGCTCCCTCATAACCACTTGGATAAACATCTTCAAAAACATCCACAAGACCAACATCTGCGACCTCATCACCAGCTTCTTGTGTCTCCTTGTCCTCATCCCAACCAAAGAGCTGAATGAGCACTTTAAATCCAGGCTCAAGGCCCCCATACCCATTGAACTGGTTGTGGTTGTGGCAGCTACGCTGGCATCTCACTTTGGGAAGCTGAAGGAGAATTATGGCTCTAGTGTTGCTGGACACATTCCAACTGGGttcctgccaccccagccaccCAAATGGGATCTGATTCCTAGCGTGGCGATGGATGCTGTTGCCATAGCCATTATTGGCTTTGCTATCACTGTGTCCCTCTCAGAGATGTTTGCCAAGAAGCATGGTTACACAGTTAAGGCCAATCAAGAAATGTACGCCATTGGCTTTTGCAACATTATTCCCTCTTTCTTCCACTGCTTCACAACTAGTGCAGCTCTTGCCAAGACTCTTGTCAAAGAGTCAACGGGCTGCAGAACTCAGATCTCTGGGGTGGTGACGGCGTTGGTCATCCTATTAGTTCTGCTTTTGATTGCGCCTCTCTTTTACTCCCTTCAGAAATGTGTCCTGGGGGTCATAACCATTGTGAACCTCAGAGGAGCCCTGCGGAAGTTCAGGGATCTTCCCAAAATGTGGCATCTGAGCAAAGTGGACACAGTGATCTGGTTAGTCACAATGGCCGCTTCGGCACTGCTAAGTACTGAAATTGGCCTGCTGATTGGTGTCTGCTTCTCGATGCTGTGCGTCATTGTGAGGACTCAGAGACCAGAGGCACCGTTGCTCGGCTGGGTGGTAGAGACTGAAATGTATGAATCCCTGTCTGCCTACAAGAACCTGAAGACTAAGCCAGGCATCGTGGTTTTCCGTTTCGAAGCGCCTCTCTACTATATCAACAAAGAATGCTTTAAATCCACTCTGTATAAGCGGACTGGAGTCAACCCAGCCTGGGTGAAGGCAGCCAAGAAGAAGGCAGCAAAGCGAATGCTTAAAGAGAAAATGGTGAATTCTGGTGGCAGCCAGGTGGACGTCGCAGTGCAGCTTGTCACCGAGCCACTGGTGTTTCACACCCTGGTGATTGACTGTTGCGCAATACAGTTCTTGGACACAGCCGGGATCCACACGCTTAAAGAGATCTGCAAAGATTATGGGGAGATAGGCATCCAGGTGCTGCTGGCCCAGTGCAATGCCTCTGTGAGGAGTTCCCTGCACCGGGGAGAGTACTTTAAAAAAGAGGAACAGAACCTCCTCTTCCACAGTGTGCACCAGGCTGTGGACTTTGCATTGGGTGCACATAAGCAAAATGGGTGCTGGGAAGGCAACAATTGTGTGTAGgctgagggaaaaaaattgtggaTGTATACATAATGTGCGTGCACTCACATAGGTAAAATGCACCAAAGTACAGGGATATTGTTCAAAAACTGTAGTGTAGCGCATACAGTGTGCTTTAATGCTTTAATCTTGCCCTACTGGATAGGGTGATTTCATATATATAAGTAGTGCTGAATATAGGCATCCTCAATGTGATCGTGATTAACTTGTTAAACCAATGTTTTTCATGATCCTTCTGTGTATTCCCTGTTGGGCTCTCCATATCCCAGTATTTACCCCACATTTAGATCTGCATCCCCGAGACCTTTATTACAGCCACCATCTTTCTGGGTTGGACTTCCTTTGACAGCTGTCAGTGCTTCCCCTTAGTGCATAGTTTGAGGCAACTACACTTTTCCTCCCCAGTTCCAGGACTGGGCATGCTGCCTCcttacagggctggctccaggcacccgccgaccaagcacgtgcttggggcggcaccttagaaggggggGGACCTTAGAAGGGGCGgtcaatgttggggtggcggggagcaCTCAcggtgggtttttattttttttttgttcggcGGGGCGGCCCTtgagggattttttgttttgttttggccggGCAGCGCGGGAGGTGTTTCGGTGGCCCGGTGCTGGGGAGGGCGTGGGCTTTGGCGGCctggcctggtgctccgggggtttgggtggTGCAGCGTAGCGATTGGGGGGATTGGGTGGTCCGGCCTGGTGAGGCACTCGGGGTGGGGGTTTGGCCGGCctggcgtggcgctcgggggtttgcccggcccggcgctcgggggggaaatggggttgggtGGCACGGCactcggggggcgggggtttgggtggcccggtGTGGCGCTTGGGGGGTGTgtggaggcaggggtttgggtggcccaatgcggcgctcggaggggggaggggttgggcggcgcggcagtgggggtggggtcggcggcgtggcgctggggcagggggggtgttatggcggggcggcactcttcttttttgcctggggtggcaaaaaagttagagccggccctgcctccataTCACTCAGTCCTTGTGCTGGCCAAGGAATGAGTGAGCAGGAACAGAtacccagctctgttgggttgtTCTCTGACATGacaatggagagagatttttttgcTGGATGAGGACCTGGGCCTGACTTTCACAAAGAGTTACACTCAGTTCACTCTGAGAAAAAGGAAGTGATAAGTAGATTCCTTGAGGTGTGTGACTTGTGCATGTTACGTATGCAGCAAGTCAGGCACTGAAAGAACTTCAGGACTCGGAGTGATTTGAAATCAAgacagcgagtctcagagcctgggtctgcaGATTTGGGCTCGCACTATGATGCTAAAACCAGCAGTATAGATGTTTGAGTTCGGGccggagctcaggctctgaatcCCCCTTGCcttgggtttcagagcccaagctccagcctgagctggaatGTCTATTTTTAGTGTTTtagcacaagcccaagtctgtagactcaggctctgagacttgctgccttGATTTGTTTGAGTTCAGGCTGAGTGCATGACTCTGAGGGTGTGAGTTTTCATCCCTAATGGGAAAGCATTACATTTGATCTCACTGTCACATTCTATTGCTGTTATCGGAGAGATCTGCAGAGCAGGTACTCTGTATGTTCATACACCTTTGATTACACCTCTGATTGCACAGAGTTTAAGCGTCttttcagaaatttttttttttacaacttgATGCCTTTCTACCTTGCATGAGTTGGGTATATATTATACAGGCAGATCAGAATGAAATGCTTTAATAAGTAACTCCTCATAACCACTTCTAACCAAAGATGCCTTGCCACCTACTCTCTGACCTTGCCACCTATTACTCTTATCTAGTAGATAAGGATTGGAGCAATGGTTTTCTTATTTACACACATGGCTGTATGTTTGTCGGGGAAGTTTGTCTTTGTATGTTGAGTTCCTTTGGACAATCTtgacagatttttatttaaagatttttagaGCACAGTACCAGGAATGGATTATAGATGGGAAGCTGCAAGACAGGCTCAGTGTAGCCTGACTCATgcttgacaggtttcagggtggtaggcgttttagtctgtatcagcaaaaacaacgaggagtccttgtggcaccttagagactaacaaatttatttgggcttaagctttcgtgggctaaaacctacttcatctgatgaagtgggttttagtccacaaaagcttgatgaagtgggttttagcccacgaaaacttatgcccaaatagatttgttagtctctaaggtgccacaagtactcctctttgtTTTGACTCATGCTTGTATTTAATTATTTGCTTTTATTCAGTTATTTGCCTAGCACTTAAGAGCAGTGGCATGCTATAGACAGAGCCCTACAGAATCATAGGAATTAGACCTAATCTATTATTTTCTGTAAAGGATTGTCCCCTGCAGTCAGTATTGTGTGCCATGCAGGTTGAATCATATATGTTAGAAAttgaaaaggtgggtgaggtaatatcttttattgacccaacttctattggtgagagacaagccaCCCCAGCTCTTctttaccttgtctctctaataggctgggaccaacatagctaccacaaTATTGCAAGCAGAAATGAAGAAGGCCTTTTAGATTATCCGTCCCATCCCTAATTTTGCAATTTTAATGCAAACTTCATGTGCTGTTCAGTAGAAACTAGTAACTTGTCCTTCACACATGCAAAGTAACTGTCTCTATGTAACAGGAAAGGGTTAATACAAAAGAAATGGAAACCAGTAACAGATCTTCAGCTGAGTTCTATTTATTTGGATCACCAACTCCAcacattcaaaaatcaagagtcattccaataactaaataaataaataaatcacgactggcttaaaaattaggaggttaaataaaaatacattttgtcttctggtttctgagcctctaGGGTATACTTGGtccatattttcaaacttttctctgcaaccatgaggggttgaaacttctttattttttaa
This DNA window, taken from Trachemys scripta elegans isolate TJP31775 chromosome 8, CAS_Tse_1.0, whole genome shotgun sequence, encodes the following:
- the SLC26A2 gene encoding sulfate transporter, whose product is MPRRWERGGRGAFRMAAEVELNHVQSASEMAEGEDDQHIFQPMMFLEPQETSIDMKALLVKKMKKTCSCTPAKVKDLIFSFLPVLQWLPKYKLREYILGDIMSGVIVGILLVPQSIAYSLLAGQEPIYGLYTSFFASIIYFLFGTSRHISVGIFGVLCLMVGQVVDREVQRAGYDIEPSVHSGLQRDMVSYVNTTTLAVNQMSQPLLCDRSCYAITVGATVTFIAGVYQVAMGFFQVGFVSVYLSDSLLGGFVTGASFTILTSQAKYLLGLDIPRSNGIGSLITTWINIFKNIHKTNICDLITSFLCLLVLIPTKELNEHFKSRLKAPIPIELVVVVAATLASHFGKLKENYGSSVAGHIPTGFLPPQPPKWDLIPSVAMDAVAIAIIGFAITVSLSEMFAKKHGYTVKANQEMYAIGFCNIIPSFFHCFTTSAALAKTLVKESTGCRTQISGVVTALVILLVLLLIAPLFYSLQKCVLGVITIVNLRGALRKFRDLPKMWHLSKVDTVIWLVTMAASALLSTEIGLLIGVCFSMLCVIVRTQRPEAPLLGWVVETEMYESLSAYKNLKTKPGIVVFRFEAPLYYINKECFKSTLYKRTGVNPAWVKAAKKKAAKRMLKEKMVNSGGSQVDVAVQLVTEPLVFHTLVIDCCAIQFLDTAGIHTLKEICKDYGEIGIQVLLAQCNASVRSSLHRGEYFKKEEQNLLFHSVHQAVDFALGAHKQNGCWEGNNCV